The following coding sequences lie in one Spodoptera frugiperda isolate SF20-4 chromosome 24, AGI-APGP_CSIRO_Sfru_2.0, whole genome shotgun sequence genomic window:
- the LOC118278664 gene encoding UPF0669 protein C6orf120 homolog isoform X1 — protein sequence MRREFILVLLGIICVSTLSSLLSGYVQIETDKILLDTVVGAVGAGNFSYWQLMHIGPLLVELTSLSGDADLYVSDTIRPSYEVDKNNFSSITCGSDSVFIPSDFPRPIGIGVFGHWSHYLSEYSIQVFLDASTVLSEEQVMAIERAHQGIGEGERNLDAEKRREKPAARKADEEPKPRFLKLLNILDMIFEMVFGGIINFYVD from the exons ATGCGTAGAGAATTCATCTTAGTTTTGTTAGGAATTATATGTGTATCGACATTAAGCTCGCTACTATCCGGTTATGTCCAAATTGAAACGGATAAAATACTTTTAGACACAGTGGTAGGCGCTGTAGGAGCTGGTAACTTTTCTTATTGGCAATTGATGCATATAGGACCTCTTTTGGTGGAACTCACTTCTCTATCTGGTGATGCAGACCTTTACGTGTCCGATACGATCAG GCCAAGTTACGAAGTGGACAAGAACAACTTCAGCTCCATAACCTGCGGTTCAGACTCGGTCTTCATTCCATCAGACTTTCCCAGACCAATTG GTATCGGTGTATTCGGTCACTGGTCACATTATCTCTCGGAGTACAGCATCCAAGTGTTCCTGGATGCTTCAACGGTCCTCAGCGAGGAGCAGGTGATGGCTATTGAGAGAGCTCACCAGGGGATTGGTGAGGGGGAGAGAAATTTAG ACGCTGAGAAGAGAAGAGAGAAGCCGGCAGCCCGGAAAGCtgacgaggagccgaagccacgGTTCCTGAAGCTGCTGAACATCCTCGATATGATATTTGAAAT GGTCTTTGGTGGTATTATCAACTTCTACGTCGATTGA
- the LOC118278664 gene encoding UPF0669 protein C6orf120 homolog isoform X2: MRREFILVLLGIICVSTLSSLLSGYVQIETDKILLDTVVGAVGAGNFSYWQLMHIGPLLVELTSLSGDADLYVSDTIRPSYEVDKNNFSSITCGSDSVFIPSDFPRPIGIGVFGHWSHYLSEYSIQVFLDASTVLSEEQVMAIERAHQGIGEGERNLDAEKRREKPAARKADEEPKPRFLKLLNILDMIFEMFVL; encoded by the exons ATGCGTAGAGAATTCATCTTAGTTTTGTTAGGAATTATATGTGTATCGACATTAAGCTCGCTACTATCCGGTTATGTCCAAATTGAAACGGATAAAATACTTTTAGACACAGTGGTAGGCGCTGTAGGAGCTGGTAACTTTTCTTATTGGCAATTGATGCATATAGGACCTCTTTTGGTGGAACTCACTTCTCTATCTGGTGATGCAGACCTTTACGTGTCCGATACGATCAG GCCAAGTTACGAAGTGGACAAGAACAACTTCAGCTCCATAACCTGCGGTTCAGACTCGGTCTTCATTCCATCAGACTTTCCCAGACCAATTG GTATCGGTGTATTCGGTCACTGGTCACATTATCTCTCGGAGTACAGCATCCAAGTGTTCCTGGATGCTTCAACGGTCCTCAGCGAGGAGCAGGTGATGGCTATTGAGAGAGCTCACCAGGGGATTGGTGAGGGGGAGAGAAATTTAG ACGCTGAGAAGAGAAGAGAGAAGCCGGCAGCCCGGAAAGCtgacgaggagccgaagccacgGTTCCTGAAGCTGCTGAACATCCTCGATATGATATTTGAAATGTTCGTCCTTTAG